One genomic region from Electrophorus electricus isolate fEleEle1 chromosome 23, fEleEle1.pri, whole genome shotgun sequence encodes:
- the rnf165b gene encoding E3 ubiquitin-protein ligase RNF165 isoform X2, protein MVLVHVGYLVLPVFGSVRNRGSQFSRHQHSHATSCRHFHVGPQAQIPVDFPMPHPGQSQTGMNPHLAPAHQPAAPLHPPLGHMPQFQDIQAPPFLPQALHQQYLIQQQILEAQHRRILPQPRHTQDRTAHHPQTLRAPYEYAPSIHVPPPPPPAPQQPRYLAEGTDWDLSVDPGLSHPQYHVPQLPQHYPHYLSSPRISHFHRNASPAQVVVHEIRNYPYPQLHLLTLQGLNPSRHATAVRESYEELLQLEDRLGNVNRGAVQTTIERFTFPHKYKKRRPLEVKMGMDEDELDTDEKCTICLSMLEDGEDVRRLPCMHLFHQACVDQWLATNKKCPICRVDIETQLTPDS, encoded by the exons ATGGTGTTAGTACATGTTGGATACCTGGTTCTTCCTGTTTTTGGCTCGGTACGGAATAGAG GATCTCAGTTTAGCAGGCATCAGCATAGCCATGCTACCTCTTGCCGGCATTTCCACGTAGGCCCCCAGGCCCAGATCCCCGTCGACTTCCCAATGCCCCACCCAGGACAATCTCAGACGGGGATGAACCCGCACCTCGCCCCTGCACACCAGCCAGCCGCCCCGCTACACCCGCCCCTCGGCCACATGCCGCAGTTCCAGGACATCCAAGCCCCCCCCTTCCTACCTCAGGCTTTACACCAGCAATACCTCATCCAGCAGCAGATTCTGGAGGCACAGCACAGGAGGATTCTTCCACAGCCCAG ACATACCCAAGATAGAACAGCCCACCATCCCCAAACCCTTCGTGCACCTTACGAATATGCCCCCTCCATCCACgttcctccacctcccccacctGCACCTCAGCAGCCACGGTACCTTGCTGAAGGAACAGACTG GGACTTGAGTGTGGATCCAGGGCTGTCTCATCCGCAGTACCACGTCCCCCAGCTCCCACAGCACTATCCGCACTACCTGTCCTCTCCCAGGATAAGCCACTTCCACAGGAATGCATCCCCCGCACAAGTG GTTGTCCATGAGATCAGAAACTACCCCTATCCACAGTTGCATCTGTTGACCCTGCAAGGTCTCAATCCATCTCGCCATGCCACCGCTGTGCGGGAAAGTTATGAG GAACTCTTACAGCTGGAAGACAGGCTCGGTAATGTGAACCGAGGGGCTGTGCAGACAACGATTGAGAGATTTACGTTTCCTCATAAGTACAAAAAG AGAAGACCACTGGAAGTGAAAATGGGGATGGATGAGGATGAGTTGGACACAGATGAGAAGTGTACAATATGTCTGTCAATGCTCGAGGATGGAGAGGACGTGAG gagATTACCCTGCATGCATCTCTTCCATCAGGCCTGTGTGGACCAGTGGCTGGCAACCAATAAGAAGTGTCCCATTTGCAGGGTGGACATTGAGACCCAGCTGACACCAGACAGCTGA
- the rnf165b gene encoding E3 ubiquitin-protein ligase RNF165 isoform X1, which produces MVLVHVGYLVLPVFGSVRNRGSQFSRHQHSHATSCRHFHVGPQAQIPVDFPMPHPGQSQTGMNPHLAPAHQPAAPLHPPLGHMPQFQDIQAPPFLPQALHQQYLIQQQILEAQHRRILPQPSRHTQDRTAHHPQTLRAPYEYAPSIHVPPPPPPAPQQPRYLAEGTDWDLSVDPGLSHPQYHVPQLPQHYPHYLSSPRISHFHRNASPAQVVVHEIRNYPYPQLHLLTLQGLNPSRHATAVRESYEELLQLEDRLGNVNRGAVQTTIERFTFPHKYKKRRPLEVKMGMDEDELDTDEKCTICLSMLEDGEDVRRLPCMHLFHQACVDQWLATNKKCPICRVDIETQLTPDS; this is translated from the exons ATGGTGTTAGTACATGTTGGATACCTGGTTCTTCCTGTTTTTGGCTCGGTACGGAATAGAG GATCTCAGTTTAGCAGGCATCAGCATAGCCATGCTACCTCTTGCCGGCATTTCCACGTAGGCCCCCAGGCCCAGATCCCCGTCGACTTCCCAATGCCCCACCCAGGACAATCTCAGACGGGGATGAACCCGCACCTCGCCCCTGCACACCAGCCAGCCGCCCCGCTACACCCGCCCCTCGGCCACATGCCGCAGTTCCAGGACATCCAAGCCCCCCCCTTCCTACCTCAGGCTTTACACCAGCAATACCTCATCCAGCAGCAGATTCTGGAGGCACAGCACAGGAGGATTCTTCCACAGCCCAG caGACATACCCAAGATAGAACAGCCCACCATCCCCAAACCCTTCGTGCACCTTACGAATATGCCCCCTCCATCCACgttcctccacctcccccacctGCACCTCAGCAGCCACGGTACCTTGCTGAAGGAACAGACTG GGACTTGAGTGTGGATCCAGGGCTGTCTCATCCGCAGTACCACGTCCCCCAGCTCCCACAGCACTATCCGCACTACCTGTCCTCTCCCAGGATAAGCCACTTCCACAGGAATGCATCCCCCGCACAAGTG GTTGTCCATGAGATCAGAAACTACCCCTATCCACAGTTGCATCTGTTGACCCTGCAAGGTCTCAATCCATCTCGCCATGCCACCGCTGTGCGGGAAAGTTATGAG GAACTCTTACAGCTGGAAGACAGGCTCGGTAATGTGAACCGAGGGGCTGTGCAGACAACGATTGAGAGATTTACGTTTCCTCATAAGTACAAAAAG AGAAGACCACTGGAAGTGAAAATGGGGATGGATGAGGATGAGTTGGACACAGATGAGAAGTGTACAATATGTCTGTCAATGCTCGAGGATGGAGAGGACGTGAG gagATTACCCTGCATGCATCTCTTCCATCAGGCCTGTGTGGACCAGTGGCTGGCAACCAATAAGAAGTGTCCCATTTGCAGGGTGGACATTGAGACCCAGCTGACACCAGACAGCTGA